One bacterium genomic region harbors:
- the rpoN gene encoding RNA polymerase factor sigma-54, producing the protein MALHNRMELQYRQELTINPRLYQAMDLLQMPLLDLQMHLKQELLVNPFLELSEDVEESLEPGDEMDYGEDGDGDGPENLDEYEPAGSEENAVELEEEPSVTEDFETVGAEEFAESFSADEPPSEGDLTTNSQEDVDWDKVLSEGDFDYDNYAQEIDDREFHEKAPTGGRTLYEFLTEQFVLLRLTTAEKEIGAEIIGDINEDGYLSSPLPEIAFRMRRSEADVERVLEMIQSLDPLGVGARDLRECLVIQLRETDREDSLAFRLVHDFFEPLTRRHWQDIARSTDLTLKQIQDAADEVAHLEPRPGRLYSGGRDDNYVIPDLVVEKVEGEYLVYVNDSNLPRLRLSRAYQDVARDRKKFTGEAREFIYSKLNNANWLIQAIEQRKQTMLKVMRFIVEKQHDFFEHGISQLKPLTLREVSEAINMHESTISRVTNDKYCQTPRGVFQLKFFFSVGLSSDTGEDVSARGIKDKISKMIEGEDQSNPLTDQEIVSSLKKDGLQIARRTVAKYRDQLGILPARMRKRI; encoded by the coding sequence ATGGCCCTGCACAACAGAATGGAACTGCAGTACCGTCAGGAGCTGACGATCAATCCGCGGCTGTACCAGGCGATGGACCTGTTGCAGATGCCGCTGCTCGACCTTCAGATGCACCTGAAACAGGAACTGCTGGTCAACCCGTTCCTCGAGCTGAGCGAGGATGTCGAGGAAAGCCTGGAGCCGGGCGATGAGATGGATTACGGCGAGGACGGGGACGGCGACGGACCGGAGAATCTGGACGAGTACGAGCCCGCCGGCAGCGAGGAAAACGCGGTCGAGCTGGAGGAGGAGCCCTCCGTCACGGAGGACTTCGAAACTGTCGGGGCGGAAGAGTTCGCCGAGTCGTTCTCAGCGGATGAACCGCCGTCCGAGGGCGACCTGACCACCAATTCGCAGGAGGATGTCGACTGGGACAAGGTGCTCTCCGAGGGCGATTTTGATTACGACAACTACGCCCAGGAGATCGACGACCGCGAGTTCCACGAGAAAGCCCCCACCGGCGGCCGCACTCTCTACGAGTTTCTTACCGAACAGTTCGTTCTGCTCAGGCTGACCACCGCCGAGAAAGAGATCGGCGCGGAAATCATCGGCGACATAAACGAGGACGGTTACCTGTCCAGCCCGCTGCCCGAGATCGCTTTCCGGATGCGGCGCAGCGAGGCGGATGTCGAGCGGGTGCTGGAGATGATCCAGTCGCTCGACCCTCTGGGAGTGGGCGCGCGCGACCTGCGCGAGTGCCTTGTGATCCAGTTGCGTGAGACCGACCGCGAGGACTCGCTGGCGTTCCGCCTGGTGCACGATTTTTTCGAGCCCCTCACGCGCCGTCACTGGCAGGACATCGCCCGCAGCACCGACCTCACTCTCAAGCAGATACAGGACGCCGCCGATGAGGTGGCCCATCTGGAGCCCCGCCCGGGGCGCCTCTACAGCGGCGGGCGGGATGACAATTATGTCATCCCCGACCTGGTGGTGGAAAAAGTCGAGGGCGAATACCTGGTGTATGTCAACGACTCCAATCTGCCGCGGCTAAGGCTGTCGCGCGCCTACCAGGATGTGGCCCGCGACCGCAAGAAATTCACCGGCGAGGCCCGCGAGTTCATCTACTCAAAGCTGAACAACGCCAACTGGCTGATCCAGGCCATCGAGCAGCGCAAGCAGACCATGCTCAAGGTGATGCGCTTCATCGTGGAGAAGCAGCACGATTTCTTCGAGCACGGGATCAGCCAGCTCAAGCCCCTGACCCTGCGCGAGGTGTCCGAGGCGATCAACATGCACGAATCGACCATAAGCCGCGTCACCAACGACAAATACTGCCAGACCCCGCGCGGGGTGTTCCAACTGAAATTTTTCTTCAGCGTGGGTTTGAGCAGCGACACGGGCGAGGATGTCTCTGCGCGCGGGATCAAGGACAAGATTTCGAAGATGATCGAGGGCGAGGACCAGTCCAACCCCTTGACTGACCAGGAAATTGTCAGCAGCTTAAAGAAGGACGGCTTGCAGATCGCCCGGAGGACCGTGGCCAAGTACCGTGACCAGCTCGGAATCCTCCCGGCGCGCATGCGAAAGCGCATCTGA
- a CDS encoding KpsF/GutQ family sugar-phosphate isomerase, whose product MTVKKDKNESGAGQDILEQARRVVKIEARAVEGLLDRLDDSFVRAVEMILACRGRVIVSGVGKSGIIGRKVAATLTSTGTPALFIHPVDCMHGDLGLVSREDVFIAISKSGETSEMERLLLLFKRLNVPVIAITGGRGSSLARTADLVLDVGVPQEACPHDLAPTASTTAAMVIGDALAVALLVKRGFRAEDFAALHPGGALGKRLLLRVEEVMLPLDQTGRVPVKATMKEALMELVTRRGLCAVLDDSGKLVGVVTDGDFKRLIGKNPDCMGVPVTAVMNASPKMTHPEELCVSVLQNMERFSIISMPVVDDDNRVVGSVHLHDMMRARVL is encoded by the coding sequence ATGACGGTTAAAAAAGACAAGAATGAATCCGGGGCTGGGCAGGACATACTGGAACAGGCGCGCCGCGTGGTTAAGATCGAGGCGCGGGCGGTCGAGGGCCTGCTCGACCGTCTGGATGACTCCTTTGTCCGGGCGGTGGAGATGATCCTGGCCTGCCGCGGGCGGGTGATTGTGTCGGGGGTGGGCAAGAGCGGCATCATCGGACGCAAGGTGGCGGCAACTCTCACCAGCACCGGCACCCCGGCCCTGTTCATCCACCCGGTGGACTGCATGCACGGCGACCTGGGCCTGGTGAGCCGGGAGGACGTGTTCATCGCCATCTCTAAAAGCGGCGAGACGAGCGAGATGGAGCGCCTTCTGCTGCTGTTCAAGCGCCTGAACGTGCCGGTGATCGCGATCACTGGCGGACGGGGCAGCTCGCTGGCCCGCACCGCCGACCTGGTCCTGGACGTGGGTGTGCCGCAGGAGGCCTGCCCGCACGACCTGGCGCCTACGGCCAGCACCACGGCCGCCATGGTGATCGGGGATGCCCTGGCCGTGGCCCTGCTGGTCAAGCGCGGGTTCCGGGCCGAGGATTTCGCCGCCCTGCACCCGGGCGGAGCCTTGGGCAAACGGCTCCTGCTGCGGGTCGAGGAGGTGATGCTGCCCCTGGACCAGACCGGCCGAGTGCCCGTGAAAGCCACGATGAAAGAGGCCCTGATGGAGCTGGTCACCCGGCGCGGCCTCTGCGCCGTGCTGGATGACAGCGGCAAGCTGGTGGGTGTGGTCACCGACGGCGATTTCAAGCGCCTGATCGGTAAGAACCCCGATTGCATGGGCGTACCCGTGACCGCGGTGATGAACGCCAGCCCCAAGATGACCCATCCGGAGGAGCTGTGCGTGAGCGTGCTACAGAACATGGAGCGCTTCAGCATCATCTCCATGCCGGTGGTGGATGACGACAACCGGGTGGTGGGTTCGGTGCACCTGCACGACATGATGCGCGCCCGGGTGCTTTGA
- the hisJ gene encoding histidinol-phosphatase HisJ: MLDYHIHTRYCGHAWGEMEQYVEHALAVGLDEMGFSCHYPYPAGFEEPAPNCSIPAGLFDEYLDSARELRERYRGRITIRLASEFDYLGPEWPVHPLAEAERLGLDYCLASLHLVEGVVVDYNPELLLKGMRQKGWDMDDLYERYWTTLLELARPGYCTTVGHLDLVKKLAGAEPALTPKRDHSALVLRVLDALAASGTAMEINTSGWDKPCAEQYPSEWIVVAAASRGVPITVGSDSHRPEEVGRKFDRLAALLERTGVRQLVRFEGRRAYAYPLNEEPGQKAAGQ; the protein is encoded by the coding sequence ATGCTCGATTATCACATTCATACCCGTTATTGTGGCCACGCCTGGGGTGAGATGGAGCAATATGTGGAACACGCCCTCGCGGTCGGCCTGGATGAGATGGGGTTCAGTTGCCACTATCCCTATCCGGCGGGGTTCGAGGAGCCGGCCCCCAACTGCTCCATTCCGGCCGGGCTGTTCGATGAATACCTGGACAGCGCCCGGGAGCTGCGCGAGCGCTACCGCGGTCGGATCACGATCCGCCTGGCCTCGGAGTTCGACTACCTGGGCCCCGAGTGGCCGGTCCATCCCCTGGCCGAGGCCGAGCGTCTGGGCCTGGACTATTGCCTGGCCTCGCTGCACCTGGTCGAGGGCGTGGTGGTGGACTATAACCCCGAGCTGCTGCTCAAGGGGATGCGGCAGAAGGGCTGGGACATGGATGACCTGTACGAGCGTTACTGGACCACCCTGCTCGAGCTGGCCCGTCCCGGCTACTGCACCACCGTGGGCCACCTGGACCTGGTCAAGAAACTGGCCGGGGCCGAGCCCGCGCTGACCCCCAAGCGCGACCACAGCGCCCTGGTGCTGCGGGTGCTGGATGCTCTGGCCGCCAGCGGCACAGCCATGGAGATCAACACCTCCGGCTGGGACAAGCCCTGCGCCGAGCAGTATCCCTCCGAGTGGATAGTCGTAGCGGCCGCCTCTCGCGGGGTGCCCATCACCGTGGGCAGCGACTCCCACCGTCCCGAGGAGGTGGGGCGCAAGTTCGACCGTCTGGCCGCGCTGCTCGAACGGACCGGGGTGCGCCAGCTGGTGCGTTTCGAGGGCCGCCGGGCCTATGCCTATCCCCTGAACGAGGAACCCGGACAGAAAGCGGCGGGACAATGA
- the lptB gene encoding LPS export ABC transporter ATP-binding protein: MEDKALSRLYTRGLVKVYKKRSVVNAVDVEVHQGEVVGLLGPNGAGKTTTFYMMVGLIRPEAGDIFLGDENITGLPMYKRARRGIGYLPQEASIFRKLTVEENLQAILETLPIPRAERRRRLESLLGELGLESLRRSRAYSLSGGERRRLEITRALITDPHFILLDEPFAGVDPIAVDDIQGIIARLKQRGIGVLITDHNVRETLQITDRAYIMFEGRIHLSGDANTLINDPTAKKLYLGQDFRM; this comes from the coding sequence ATGGAGGACAAAGCCCTGAGCCGGCTTTACACCCGTGGCCTGGTCAAGGTGTACAAGAAACGCTCCGTGGTGAACGCGGTGGATGTGGAAGTGCACCAGGGTGAGGTGGTGGGCCTGCTGGGCCCCAACGGAGCGGGCAAGACCACGACGTTCTACATGATGGTCGGGCTGATCCGGCCGGAAGCCGGCGACATCTTCCTGGGAGATGAAAACATCACCGGCCTGCCGATGTACAAGCGGGCCAGGCGCGGGATCGGTTACCTTCCTCAGGAGGCTTCGATTTTCAGGAAGCTCACTGTGGAGGAAAACCTCCAGGCGATCCTCGAAACCCTGCCCATCCCGCGCGCCGAGCGCCGGCGGCGGCTGGAGAGCCTTCTGGGCGAACTGGGGCTGGAGTCTCTGCGCAGGAGCCGGGCCTATTCACTTTCCGGCGGCGAGCGGCGCAGGCTGGAGATAACCCGGGCCCTGATCACCGACCCCCATTTCATCCTGCTGGATGAGCCGTTCGCCGGAGTCGACCCGATCGCGGTTGACGATATCCAGGGGATAATCGCCCGGCTGAAGCAGCGCGGAATCGGGGTGCTGATCACCGACCACAACGTGCGCGAGACGCTCCAGATCACCGACCGCGCCTATATCATGTTCGAGGGACGGATTCACCTGAGTGGAGATGCCAATACCCTGATAAACGACCCGACCGCCAAAAAGCTCTACCTGGGGCAGGATTTCAGGATGTAG
- the lptC gene encoding LPS export ABC transporter periplasmic protein LptC: protein MVDFCGLTRRFAKAGCLRTAAVLALALFLACGADRTETAPMAATGEEVEAPEQVFDSFELAVTDNGVRKGWVTAAEAAKYDRRKVFTARDLKVVFYTPAGQVNSILTSRRGIIHTDSGDMEAMDSVVVFSADSSRVLLTPRLLWRKSDNRILSDTTVEVRSRQGVVFGDGIDSDAAFSDVKVTNPTGDINVLRQ, encoded by the coding sequence ATGGTTGATTTCTGCGGACTGACTCGGCGTTTCGCCAAGGCGGGATGCCTGCGGACGGCTGCTGTTCTGGCCCTGGCCCTGTTTCTCGCCTGCGGCGCGGACCGGACCGAGACCGCCCCGATGGCTGCAACCGGAGAGGAGGTCGAGGCCCCGGAGCAGGTGTTCGACTCCTTCGAGCTGGCCGTGACCGACAACGGCGTGCGCAAGGGCTGGGTCACCGCGGCCGAGGCGGCCAAGTACGACCGGCGCAAGGTGTTCACTGCCCGCGACCTGAAAGTGGTTTTCTACACCCCGGCCGGGCAGGTCAACTCCATCCTCACCTCACGGCGCGGAATCATCCACACCGACAGCGGCGACATGGAGGCCATGGACTCGGTGGTGGTCTTCTCGGCCGACAGCTCGCGGGTGCTTCTCACCCCGCGCCTTCTGTGGCGTAAGTCGGACAACCGTATCCTGAGCGACACCACGGTGGAGGTGCGCAGCCGTCAGGGGGTGGTTTTCGGCGACGGGATCGACTCGGATGCGGCTTTCAGCGATGTGAAGGTGACCAACCCCACCGGAGACATCAATGTCCTGCGCCAGTGA
- a CDS encoding HPr family phosphocarrier protein produces the protein MMTSLRREIKVQNKLGLHARPAAMLVQTVGRFKCELTVTKEDMTVNAKSIMGVMMLAAECGSTLALVGEGEDAGAAMDAVEELFARKFDEGE, from the coding sequence ATGATGACTTCCTTGCGACGCGAGATCAAGGTGCAGAACAAGCTGGGCCTGCATGCCCGGCCTGCCGCCATGCTGGTGCAGACAGTCGGCCGCTTCAAGTGCGAGCTCACGGTGACAAAGGAAGATATGACCGTGAACGCGAAAAGTATTATGGGAGTGATGATGCTGGCGGCTGAGTGCGGCTCGACCCTGGCCCTCGTCGGTGAAGGTGAGGATGCCGGCGCGGCGATGGATGCGGTGGAGGAGCTGTTCGCGCGCAAGTTCGATGAAGGGGAGTGA
- a CDS encoding HAD hydrolase family protein encodes MSKALNNEIDLPETVRRAAERVELIVMDVDGVLTDGHTYQLDGGEQFLCFDAQDGLALTLCRLVGMRLAVISGRDVPAARIRMGRFPQVELHMGVVQKSPVLRQMSESLGIPLENIAYIGDDLIDLPLLEIVGLPVSVPNAVPEARATALYVTRSAGGHGAVRELVTLVLKARGLYVRAVEQYLEEH; translated from the coding sequence ATGTCTAAAGCCCTGAACAACGAGATCGATCTGCCGGAGACTGTCCGCCGGGCGGCCGAGCGGGTCGAGCTGATCGTGATGGATGTGGACGGGGTGTTGACCGACGGCCACACCTATCAGTTGGATGGCGGCGAGCAGTTCCTGTGTTTCGACGCGCAGGACGGGCTGGCGCTCACGTTGTGCCGTCTGGTCGGCATGCGGCTGGCCGTGATCTCGGGCCGGGATGTCCCGGCGGCGCGGATACGCATGGGCCGGTTCCCCCAGGTGGAACTGCACATGGGGGTCGTTCAGAAATCCCCGGTCCTGCGTCAGATGAGCGAAAGCCTGGGAATACCGCTGGAAAATATCGCCTATATCGGGGATGACCTGATCGACCTGCCGCTGCTGGAGATAGTGGGCCTGCCGGTCAGCGTGCCTAACGCCGTGCCCGAGGCCCGCGCCACCGCGCTCTACGTCACCCGCAGCGCGGGGGGGCACGGTGCGGTGCGCGAGCTGGTCACCCTGGTGCTCAAAGCCCGCGGACTGTATGTCCGGGCAGTGGAACAATACCTCGAGGAACATTGA
- the ptsP gene encoding phosphoenolpyruvate--protein phosphotransferase → MAAAGNGRKSPGPRRKSYSEIVLAGLAASPGIAIGQAFVLAQDHPQVPERSIEPQDVPAEITRFHESLETTRRQLLDIIENLKPRLSEQTSRIFDAHLLMLDDVMAVEQTESLIRTKMFCAEKAFSSAIGNITAALKNHTKDNYLRERLDDIRDVERRVLANMLGSEDTSRISLEREAIIVAHDLTPSQTAQFDRRFILGCGTDVGGTTSHTAILSRSLEIPAVVGLERITPLVKTGDEIILDGYAGRVIINPLPGTVERYKGLEKKCHAMESRLDQLRHLPARTLDGRSVELSANIEFPEETPSVVSHGAKGVGLFRTEFLYLTRDYLPSEEEQYRSYAEVARALHPDPVIIRTLDAGADKFHSLLQISPDPNPFLGVRAIRICLKRPDIFRTQLRALLRATVFGNVKILLPLVTTLEELKKALAFIRRVRRELEREGVPVGERVEVGIMIEVPSAALMATEFMRFADFVSIGTNDLIQYVLAADRGNERVAHLYQPLNPAVIRLIKHVVDAGNAAGKWVGVCGEMAGYPHTALLLLGLGVQELSTSPSVIPRIKKVIRSVSYEEARALAERALSYSSASRIRELLMQKVEEIDKSIVGLYDK, encoded by the coding sequence ATGGCCGCCGCGGGAAACGGAAGGAAAAGCCCCGGACCGCGCAGGAAGTCGTACAGTGAGATAGTCCTCGCCGGACTGGCTGCCTCACCGGGTATTGCCATAGGGCAGGCTTTTGTCCTGGCCCAGGACCACCCGCAGGTGCCGGAGCGCAGTATCGAGCCCCAGGATGTGCCGGCCGAGATCACCCGTTTCCACGAGTCCCTCGAGACCACCCGCAGGCAACTGCTCGACATAATCGAAAACCTCAAGCCGAGACTGAGCGAGCAGACCAGCCGTATTTTCGACGCCCACCTGCTGATGCTGGACGACGTGATGGCGGTGGAGCAGACCGAAAGCCTGATTCGCACGAAGATGTTCTGCGCAGAAAAGGCTTTTTCCAGCGCCATAGGCAATATCACCGCAGCCCTCAAAAATCACACGAAAGACAACTACCTGCGCGAGCGCCTGGATGACATTCGGGACGTGGAGCGTCGCGTGCTGGCCAACATGCTGGGTAGCGAGGACACCTCGCGGATCAGCCTGGAGCGTGAGGCGATAATCGTGGCCCACGACCTCACTCCCTCGCAGACAGCACAGTTCGACCGGCGTTTCATCCTGGGCTGCGGCACGGATGTGGGCGGCACCACCAGCCACACCGCGATCCTGAGCCGCTCGCTCGAAATTCCAGCCGTGGTGGGCCTGGAGCGGATCACCCCGCTGGTCAAGACCGGAGATGAGATCATCCTGGACGGCTATGCCGGCCGGGTGATAATCAACCCGCTGCCGGGCACTGTCGAGCGCTACAAGGGTCTGGAAAAGAAATGCCACGCCATGGAGAGCCGTCTGGACCAGTTGCGCCACCTTCCCGCCCGCACGCTGGACGGCCGCTCGGTGGAGCTGTCGGCCAATATCGAGTTCCCAGAGGAGACACCCTCGGTGGTCAGCCACGGGGCCAAGGGCGTGGGGCTGTTCCGCACCGAGTTCCTCTACCTGACCCGGGACTACCTTCCCTCCGAGGAGGAGCAGTACCGCAGCTACGCCGAGGTGGCACGCGCCCTGCACCCAGACCCGGTGATCATCCGCACCCTGGATGCCGGGGCGGACAAGTTTCACAGCCTGCTGCAGATATCGCCCGATCCCAATCCGTTCCTGGGCGTGCGGGCGATCCGCATCTGCCTGAAGCGGCCCGACATTTTCCGCACCCAGCTCAGGGCGCTGCTGCGGGCCACGGTGTTCGGCAACGTGAAGATCCTGTTGCCGCTGGTCACCACCCTGGAGGAGCTGAAAAAGGCCCTGGCATTCATCCGCCGGGTGCGCCGCGAGCTGGAGCGCGAGGGCGTGCCGGTGGGCGAGCGGGTCGAGGTGGGAATCATGATCGAGGTGCCCTCGGCGGCCCTGATGGCCACCGAGTTCATGCGCTTCGCCGATTTCGTCTCCATTGGCACCAACGACCTGATCCAGTATGTCCTGGCCGCCGACCGCGGCAACGAGCGGGTGGCGCACCTGTACCAGCCGCTCAACCCGGCGGTGATCCGCCTGATCAAGCACGTGGTGGATGCCGGCAACGCCGCGGGCAAGTGGGTCGGGGTCTGCGGCGAGATGGCCGGCTATCCGCATACCGCCCTGCTGCTGCTGGGCCTGGGGGTGCAGGAGCTATCCACCTCGCCGTCCGTAATCCCGCGGATCAAGAAAGTGATCCGCTCGGTCTCGTACGAGGAGGCCCGCGCCCTGGCCGAGCGCGCCCTGAGCTACAGCAGCGCCTCGCGCATACGCGAGCTCCTGATGCAGAAGGTCGAGGAGATAGACAAGAGTATTGTCGGGCTTTACGACAAGTAA
- a CDS encoding dicarboxylate/amino acid:cation symporter, protein MSRSWTERLGRIGLTGWIFIAILAAVAMGWIVGAPLLVVTEPLGTAFLSLLKMIIVPLIASTVFCGVAGLSDPGGLGRLGLKTAAWVAITCLLAILTGLFLVNLIQPGVGAELGLHKLPEGFNPEKVKAIDILLKIIPDNLVAATARGEILPVILFAVLAGIFTNHLAPQHSEPLKAFMGGVSELMMKITGFIIHLAPFGAFGLVATIVARTGFAPFVPLAKYALCVLLGILLHGLVTLPLILRLMGGISPVKMLKAVAPALLTAFSTSSSSATLPLSLECAEKRAGISNRVCSFVLPVGTTVNMNGTALYECVAVLFISQYYSSHGMTAPLSVTQQILVVFTALLAAVGAAGIPMAGIVMMSMVLSAVGLPLEGIGLILAVDRILDMARTTLNVWGDLSSTALIAASEGETGLTVLAGRE, encoded by the coding sequence ATGAGCCGGTCCTGGACAGAGCGGCTCGGCCGGATCGGGCTGACCGGCTGGATCTTTATCGCTATCCTGGCCGCGGTGGCCATGGGCTGGATTGTCGGCGCACCGCTGCTGGTGGTGACCGAGCCGCTGGGAACGGCGTTCCTGTCCCTTCTCAAGATGATCATCGTCCCGCTGATAGCAAGCACTGTATTTTGCGGGGTAGCCGGTCTGAGCGACCCGGGCGGCCTTGGACGTCTGGGGCTCAAGACTGCGGCCTGGGTGGCCATAACCTGCCTTCTGGCGATCCTTACCGGATTGTTTCTTGTCAACCTCATTCAACCCGGAGTGGGTGCCGAACTCGGGCTGCACAAGCTGCCGGAGGGTTTTAATCCTGAAAAAGTGAAAGCCATCGATATCCTGCTGAAAATCATCCCCGACAATCTGGTGGCCGCCACGGCCAGGGGTGAAATACTGCCCGTGATCCTTTTTGCGGTCCTGGCCGGAATATTCACCAACCACCTCGCCCCCCAGCACTCCGAACCGTTGAAAGCCTTTATGGGTGGCGTGTCCGAGCTGATGATGAAAATCACCGGTTTCATCATCCACCTGGCCCCGTTCGGCGCATTCGGCCTGGTGGCGACAATAGTTGCCCGGACGGGTTTCGCTCCGTTTGTTCCCCTGGCGAAATACGCCCTGTGCGTTCTGCTCGGGATACTCCTGCACGGACTCGTGACCCTGCCGCTCATCCTGCGGTTAATGGGTGGGATCAGCCCGGTCAAGATGCTCAAGGCGGTGGCTCCGGCGCTGCTGACCGCTTTTTCGACCTCTTCGAGTTCAGCGACCTTGCCGCTTTCTCTTGAATGCGCCGAGAAACGGGCCGGCATCTCGAACCGGGTATGCAGTTTCGTGCTGCCTGTAGGCACCACGGTCAACATGAACGGCACCGCGCTTTACGAGTGCGTGGCCGTGCTGTTCATCTCGCAGTACTACAGCTCGCACGGCATGACCGCGCCCCTGAGCGTGACACAGCAGATACTGGTGGTGTTCACCGCCCTTCTGGCCGCAGTCGGAGCGGCCGGGATACCGATGGCCGGGATTGTGATGATGAGCATGGTGCTGAGCGCGGTGGGCCTGCCGCTGGAGGGCATCGGCCTGATCCTGGCCGTGGACCGTATCCTGGACATGGCCCGCACCACGCTGAACGTCTGGGGCGACCTGAGCAGCACCGCCCTGATCGCCGCCAGCGAGGGCGAGACCGGGCTGACCGTGCTGGCGGGCCGGGAATGA
- the hprK gene encoding HPr(Ser) kinase/phosphatase has translation MSKTLKVEDFLKRFQERFQLNVFTGPETLGGELNNSEVSRPGLVLAGFTRRFAFHRTMVLGETEIVYLEELPQDRLREILDLMFGFQVPMIIISKGLEPPAYMVEAANNRGVPVLGSGLGTQELIRKLANALEVFFAAQTWVHGSLADVFGVGLLYIGPSGIGKSECVLDLVERGHRLVCDDLVHVVRVGENSLVGMLGNEKLGHHMEIRGLGIIDVFRLFGIRSVRARKRIEVVVQLSMWDEKEEYDRTGLNESKTEILDVELPLIKLPLVPGKNITVISEVIAMNYLLKLKGHNVAEEFNRRLLEQMRQDYYIDELSE, from the coding sequence ATGTCCAAGACGCTGAAGGTGGAGGATTTTCTCAAGCGGTTCCAGGAGCGTTTCCAGCTCAATGTGTTCACCGGTCCGGAGACGTTGGGCGGGGAGCTGAACAACAGCGAGGTCAGCCGTCCCGGCCTGGTGCTGGCCGGGTTTACCCGCCGCTTCGCTTTCCATCGCACGATGGTCTTGGGCGAGACCGAGATCGTCTACCTGGAGGAGCTGCCCCAGGACCGTCTGCGCGAAATCCTGGACCTGATGTTCGGGTTCCAGGTGCCGATGATCATCATCTCGAAAGGCCTCGAGCCGCCCGCCTACATGGTCGAGGCGGCCAACAACCGCGGCGTGCCGGTGCTGGGCAGCGGTCTGGGCACCCAGGAACTGATCCGCAAGCTGGCCAACGCTCTGGAGGTGTTTTTCGCCGCGCAGACCTGGGTTCACGGCAGCCTGGCGGATGTGTTCGGCGTGGGGCTGCTCTACATCGGCCCGAGCGGGATCGGCAAGAGCGAGTGCGTGCTCGACCTTGTCGAGCGCGGACACCGTCTGGTCTGCGACGACCTGGTGCACGTGGTCCGGGTGGGCGAGAACTCGCTGGTCGGGATGCTGGGCAACGAGAAACTGGGCCACCACATGGAGATACGCGGCCTGGGTATAATCGATGTCTTCCGGCTGTTCGGCATCCGCTCGGTGCGGGCGCGCAAACGCATCGAGGTGGTGGTGCAGCTCTCGATGTGGGACGAGAAGGAAGAGTATGATCGCACGGGGCTTAACGAGTCGAAAACGGAAATTCTGGATGTGGAGCTTCCGTTGATAAAACTTCCGCTCGTGCCGGGTAAGAATATCACTGTCATCAGCGAAGTGATTGCCATGAATTACCTGCTGAAGCTCAAGGGGCACAACGTGGCCGAGGAGTTCAACCGCAGATTGCTTGAACAAATGAGGCAAGACTATTATATTGACGAGTTATCCGAGTGA
- the raiA gene encoding ribosome-associated translation inhibitor RaiA, with translation MKVLITRKNGALSGSLKDYIETTVSELDRHFSNIIDSHVIIDAEGKANSVEITLRVAGRTLVSSVNSANLRAAIDGCVDKLDKQLDKVKGRYRKKGRKSEDNLVGVEAEALEEDMLEFENTEEGPTLLTIEREELLFEVEERTGTAD, from the coding sequence ATGAAGGTTCTGATCACGAGGAAGAACGGTGCGTTGAGCGGCAGCCTGAAGGATTACATCGAGACAACGGTTTCCGAACTGGATCGCCATTTTTCAAACATCATCGATTCGCACGTGATTATTGACGCGGAGGGGAAGGCCAATTCGGTGGAAATCACGTTGCGTGTCGCCGGCCGTACGCTGGTCTCAAGTGTGAACAGCGCGAACTTGCGGGCCGCGATCGATGGCTGTGTCGACAAACTTGACAAGCAACTGGACAAGGTGAAGGGGCGCTACAGGAAGAAGGGGCGCAAATCTGAGGATAACCTCGTCGGAGTGGAGGCAGAGGCCTTGGAAGAGGACATGCTCGAATTCGAAAACACGGAAGAGGGACCGACTCTTCTGACCATAGAGCGGGAGGAGCTTCTCTTTGAGGTGGAGGAAAGGACCGGCACCGCAGACTGA